In the genome of Cyprinus carpio isolate SPL01 unplaced genomic scaffold, ASM1834038v1 S000006746, whole genome shotgun sequence, one region contains:
- the pmvk gene encoding phosphomevalonate kinase, with product MTCTLPTVILLFSGKRKSGKDYVTDLIQKSLTAEMCCILRLSAPLKQQYAQDHNLDYEELLGSGQYKESYRADMIRWGEMKRQQDSGFFCRLAIKHATQPVWIISDCRRMSDVQWFHEEFPDKCVCVRVETSEQTRSQRGWRFTTGIDDAESECGLDEGVKFDCIIRNDGADDVLEKQLEGLLSLIRSREEDSNAQNSIKLD from the exons ATGACGTGTACACTACCAACGGTCATTCTGTTGTTCAGCGGGAAGCGAAAGTCAGGGAAGGACTATGTGACAGATTTAATACAGAAGAG CCTGACAGCAGAGATGTGCTGTATCCTCAGACTGTCTGCGCCTCTCAAACAGCAGTATGCTCAG GATCATAACCTCGACTATGAGGAGCTGTTGGGTTCTGGTCAGTATAAGGAGAGCTATCGTGCTGACATGATCCGCTGGGGTGAGATGAAGAGACAGCAGGACTCGGGCTTCTTCTGTAGACTGGCCATCAAACATGCCACACAGCCCGTCTGG ATAATCAGCGACTGCAGAAGGATGTCAGACGTGCAGTGGTTCCATGAAGAGTTTCCTGATAAATGTGTCTGTGTTCGGGTGGAGACTTCTGAGCAGACGAGATCACAGAGAGGCTGGAGATTCACCACa GGTATAGACGACGCTGAGTCCGAGTGTGGTTTGGATGAGGGTGTGAAGTTTGACTGTATCATCAGGAACGATGGAGCGGATGACGTTCTGGAGAAACAGCTGGAGGGGCTACTGTCACTGATCAGGTCACGGGAGGAGGACTCAAACGCACAAAATAGTATTAAACTGGATTAA
- the eaf1 gene encoding ELL-associated factor 1, giving the protein MNGSSNPALDKEEHVLKLGDSFEKRPKSSFHTIRYDFKPASIDTSCEGELQAGKGDEVTITLPHIPGSTPPMTVFKGNKRPYQKDCVLIINHDTGEFMLEKLSSSIQVKKTRAEGSSKIQARIEQQSARANQLTAQFRTPIKPGAGAKTSPTKDNPSPEPQLDDIKRELRAEVDVIEQMSSSGSSSSDSGSGDDSSCSDGEQETHLSPSRNNMANGMNKSQGSNQLMNTLRNDLQLSESGSDSDID; this is encoded by the exons ATGAACGGCAGCTCGAACCCTGCTCTCGATAAAGAAGAGCATGTGTTGAAGCTCGGAGATAGTTTTGAGAAGAGACCAAAATCATCTTTTCACACCATCAGAT ATGATTTTAAACCAGCATCTATTGATACATCCTGTGAAGGAGAATTACAAGCAGGAAAAGGAGACGAGGTGACCATCACATTACCTCACATACCG GGCTCCACTCCACCGATGACAGTGTTTAAGGGCAACAAAAGGCCGTATCAGAAAGACTGCGTTCTCATCATCAATCATGACACTGGAGAGTTTATGCTGGAAAAGCTCAGCAGCAGCATACAAGTCAAGAAAACACG AGCTGAGGGCAGCAGTAAGATCCAGGCTCGTATAGAGCAGCAGTCAGCGAGAGCTAACCAGCTGACAGCACAGTTCCGCACCCCCATCAAGCCTGGAGCGGGGGCGAAGACCTCACCAACCAAAGACAACCCTTCACCTGAGCCGCAGCTCGATGACATCAAACGAG AGCTGCGAGCCGAGGTGGACGTGATTGAGCAGATGAGCAGCAGCGGCAGCAGCAGTTCAGACTCTGGCAGTGGTGATGACAGCTCCTGCAGCGATGGAGAACAGGAAACTCATCTGTCCCCCAGCAGGAACAACATGGCCAACGGAATGAACAAATCACAAGGCAGCAACCAGCTGATGAACACACTCC gaaatgaTCTTCAGCTGAGTGAATCTGGCAGTGACAGTGACATCGACTGA